A stretch of the Chloroflexota bacterium genome encodes the following:
- a CDS encoding class I SAM-dependent methyltransferase has protein sequence MTKTPKTPMNVVLEEDDHWWFASRTRAILNYLDRYVGPGQDKRILDVGCGAGNMAHHLAHYGRVTGLDLNPKPLKVAQERGLEVRQGSADDLPFDDNSFDLITLLDTVEHVPNEHGVFSECYRVLKPGGKLLVTVPALMWLWSQNDVINAHQRRYTQSELNKKLEHHGFKVLRSSYNNFFLFPLAASLILARRGRAEPELASPHFDEDVYQVEMEPAPPGLNGLLTSLGKVEASLMQSLSLPIGTSILCIAERKQ, from the coding sequence ATGACCAAGACTCCCAAGACTCCTATGAACGTCGTCCTGGAAGAGGACGATCACTGGTGGTTTGCCAGCCGCACGCGAGCCATTCTCAATTACCTGGACCGCTATGTTGGTCCTGGCCAGGATAAGAGAATCCTTGATGTGGGATGCGGCGCCGGTAACATGGCCCACCATCTTGCCCATTACGGCAGGGTAACTGGCCTGGACCTCAACCCCAAACCATTGAAGGTCGCTCAGGAGCGCGGCTTGGAGGTCAGGCAGGGAAGCGCCGACGACCTGCCCTTCGATGACAACAGCTTTGACCTGATCACCCTGCTCGATACCGTCGAACATGTGCCCAATGAGCATGGTGTTTTCAGCGAGTGTTATCGGGTCTTGAAGCCTGGCGGGAAATTACTGGTCACCGTTCCCGCGCTTATGTGGCTTTGGAGCCAAAACGATGTTATCAATGCCCATCAGCGGCGATACACCCAAAGCGAACTCAATAAGAAACTGGAACACCATGGCTTCAAGGTGCTTCGATCCTCCTATAACAACTTTTTCCTGTTTCCGTTGGCTGCCAGCCTCATCCTGGCCCGCCGAGGACGCGCTGAACCGGAACTGGCCTCACCTCACTTCGACGAGGATGTCTACCAGGTTGAAATGGAACCTGCACCGCCGGGATTGAACGGCCTGCTCACCAGCCTTGGCAAGGTCGAAGCCTCACTCATGCAATCCCTGTCGCTGCCAATCGGGACCTCCATCCTTTGCATTGCAGAACGAAAGCAGTGA
- the asd gene encoding aspartate-semialdehyde dehydrogenase yields MSTNKVKVGILGATGAVGQRFVQLLHNHPWFEIVALGASERSAGMRYGDRRWVLRPDMPERMADMTLRRGLPENFEDCKVIFSALPSSAAGPTEPAFAAAGYALFSNAGAHRMDDDIPLMITEVNPDHASLIKVQQEGRGWPGFIVTNANCSSTHLTSVLKPLQDAFGLDKVLVVTMQAVSGAGYPGVSSMDILDNVVPYIDNEEPKLELEPRKMLGRLVNGSIELADFTLSAHCNRVPTLDGHLECVSLSLKTKATEQDIDRVLRTFRALPQELSLPSAPDPVIIVRDEPDRPQPRLDRMAGNGMATVVGRIRPCPILQYKLVLLGHNTVRGAAGGSVLNAELFVHQGLIG; encoded by the coding sequence TTGTCTACGAATAAGGTCAAGGTAGGAATCCTGGGAGCGACCGGCGCTGTGGGACAGCGCTTCGTTCAGCTTCTGCATAATCACCCCTGGTTTGAAATCGTTGCCCTGGGCGCATCGGAGCGCTCCGCTGGCATGCGCTACGGCGACCGCCGCTGGGTACTCCGGCCCGACATGCCTGAAAGAATGGCAGACATGACCCTGCGGCGGGGGCTCCCGGAGAACTTCGAAGATTGCAAGGTCATCTTCTCAGCCCTTCCCAGCAGCGCGGCGGGACCCACAGAACCGGCTTTTGCTGCCGCGGGATATGCGCTCTTTTCCAACGCAGGCGCACACCGCATGGACGACGACATCCCGCTGATGATCACTGAGGTGAATCCCGACCACGCCAGTTTAATCAAAGTTCAGCAGGAAGGGCGCGGTTGGCCTGGCTTCATCGTGACCAACGCCAACTGCTCGTCGACCCACCTGACATCGGTGCTGAAGCCATTGCAGGATGCCTTCGGCCTGGATAAGGTTCTGGTGGTCACCATGCAGGCCGTTTCGGGTGCCGGCTACCCGGGTGTGTCCTCGATGGACATCCTGGACAATGTCGTGCCGTACATTGACAACGAAGAACCGAAATTGGAATTGGAGCCCCGCAAGATGCTTGGAAGGTTGGTGAACGGCAGCATTGAACTGGCCGACTTCACCTTGAGCGCCCATTGCAACCGAGTGCCTACCCTCGATGGACACCTGGAGTGCGTTTCCCTTTCACTGAAGACGAAGGCAACGGAGCAGGACATCGATCGGGTTTTGCGGACATTTCGTGCTCTACCCCAGGAGCTTTCCCTCCCCTCGGCGCCCGATCCTGTCATCATAGTCCGGGATGAACCCGACCGCCCGCAGCCCCGGCTCGATCGTATGGCGGGCAATGGCATGGCAACTGTGGTCGGTCGCATACGCCCCTGCCCGATCCTGCAGTACAAGCTCGTGCTTCTCGGCCATAACACCGTACGTGGTGCAGCAGGAGGGTCGGTGCTCAACGCTGAACTCTTTGTTCACCAGGGCCTGATTGGCTGA